The Schistosoma haematobium chromosome 7, whole genome shotgun sequence genome contains a region encoding:
- a CDS encoding hypothetical protein (EggNog:ENOG4113M72~COG:S), whose amino-acid sequence METLSINMILTFPLDPMHMVYLGVTKKLANLWIDLAHRRLLNLNSCAIRDINNLISGCEASTRSDFLRKCRTLDFVSAWKASECRLFLPYLGPVILQKTLPQPLYLNFRRLALSIYLLAHPKLHNTVVESARTDLQNFVKEYEWCYGSENLVYNMHSLQHLPDDVRAHGPLDSFSAFPSESYMRQIKDSVHSGFAVAKQAAQRYAEKMSFCDRSQRSCSINNTPIGANDVSNKQVIMCKNSKITSSKPNNVVVVNGQPGLVTDIREDGQL is encoded by the coding sequence ATGGAAACGCTTTCGATTAATATGATTTTAACTTTTCCTTTAGATCCTATGCACATGGTGTACCTAGGTGTCACAAAAAAGCTGGCTAATTTATGGATAGATTTAGCACACAGGAGACTGCTGAACTTGAACTCATGTGCAATTAGggacataaataatttaatatcaggTTGCGAGGCAAGTACTCGTTCCGACTTTCTGCGAAAATGCCGTACACTAGACTTTGTATCGGCATGGAAAGCTTCTGAATGTAGGTTGTTCCTTCCGTATTTAGGCCCGGTGATTCTTCAAAAAACATTGCCGCAACCTCTGTATCTTAATTTCCGGCGTTTAGCGTTATCCATTTATCTGCTTGCACATCCTAAATTACATAATACTGTTGTAGAATCCGCCAGAACAGATTTACAAAACTTCGTGAAGGAATATGAATGGTGTTATGGGTCTGAAAACTTAGTTTACAATATGCATTCGTTACAGCACCTCCCTGATGACGTTCGTGCACATGGACCTTTAGATAGTTTTTCAGCCTTTCCATCCGAGTCTTATATGAGACAAATTAAGGATTCTGTACACAGTGGGTTTGCTGTAGCTAAGCAAGCAGCTCAGCGTTATGCTGAAAAAATGTCCTTCTGCGATAGGTCTCAACGTAGCTGTTCAATAAATAATACCCCGATAGGCGCTAATGATGTCTCCAATAAACAAGTAATTATGTGTAAGAATAGTAAAATAACTTCATCTAAGCCTAATAATGTAGTGGTAGTAAACGGACAGCCTGGTTTAGTCACTGATATAAGGGAGGATGGACAACTGTAA